The DNA window cgtttaattttaattaatatactaATATTTATCAAATAATTACTGCTAGGTGTCAATGACATTATAGTTATACGTTTTAAGGTCTTAAACTAACTTAAATGTTAAAGGCTTTAGCAAACACCACTTAAATGTTTAAGGGTTTAGAATAAGAAACATAAATTCTCGATGTGTTACTTTGCTTCAATCAAGTTGTCCGTAGTCTTAATGATATATTTGGATGTAACTTTTATACTAATGCTATATTATATGTTTTGAATACTAGGGTAAGTTGCACTCAATATTACCCCATCTTTTTGTGTAAATTTTGTTCAAAATGTAAATAAACTTttactaactttaccttttctaGAACCATTATTGAAGACACACAAAGTCAAATACACAACCACCATTTGACCGAAACAGAAAACACAACTACAAAAAAAACATCCAACAACAAAAGCTGCAGGTCCATCCCAAAAAGCTATGACTCACTTTACTTAGAGTGTAAGATTTTTATATCTTcttatcaacataaatttgagtAACATGTTTAACAGAAGGCTCAAGAACATGATGACATGTAAAATTGAATACCATTAAACTAATCAACTAAATATTTAAACCATCAAACTTAAACAAGTTCAACAACATTTTGAAGTATATTACTACAACTGTAACAAATAGGAAATTCAAACAAACTCTTCATGTAATTCATTACATTTCTTGAGACTTTCTTACACAGCGAGTCACTTTCTTTCTgaattcatctctcttatctctCCATTCTATCTGCATCATgatcaacaacaacacaacaagatCACAATTCACGACATGTCGAATATTAATTAAACATATTTGATATTAATTAACAACGTACCGCAGCGTCTACATTAGCAGGAGACTCCGTATTGGGGCTTGAAAGCATTGATATTATACTCCAAACTATACTTTCAACCTGCACATTATAAATGGATATTAGTACTCACATTGCTATATAGCTATAGAAGATGCAGCAGCAAATCGAAAGACACATAACATATACCGTATGAATAGGCAACCAGCGCTCGCCGGAATCTTCATAACCAACTGGATCATCACCAGGAGGGTGAAGAATTGAAATGCAGACAGTTCCATCAGAGTAAACTATAGTTATGTCAAGAAATAATTGAAATGAGATCAATGTTAACAAGTTAACaacatcaaatatttttctatgcatgTAAAATAATCACCATTAGGATGCCAAATCTCTGAAGTAAACTTCATTTTTGGTGGATTCTGAGGATAATCAGGAGGAAAACTCATGATTGCATTGAAAAAACCTCCATCACTATAAACAACATTATCAAAATTTAATTACCATTAATTAATACCTTATTATGATTAACTATAAAGTAATTAAAGATTCATGTATTAAAGAACTTACTAGAGAGAATAAGGTGGACCAATGATGGTGACATTCCATTCAAACACATTGCTCTCATCAACCAAACCTGCTGAGAAGCCATCTAGAGGAGCTTTACACAGATCTGTGATGAATATCAATATAATCATGAAGTTGTTAATCCAAGAACACAAACCCTAGAAAATGGATTTGATGAAAATCAATGAAATAATGTGAAAAGATTGTTATGGTTTGGGTTTTGGTGTTAACCTTTGAGTTGCTTTTGGAGGAGAAGGCTTGCTTGTGACATTGTTAATTAGGGAGGGAAAGAGATTAGAAAGATTGAGTGTAGAAGATGATAAAGAATAGGAAGTGTGAGACAATTTATATGCAATGCATAGACTTAAGTTATGTTAGTTAGATTTATTAAGTAGTTACACATGTTAACTAATTCAGTTATTTTTCAGTTGgagttagttatgttagttgaaccAACTGCATACAGTTTGCTTAGTTCAAGAGAGGCAAGGTTCACCTAATGcatgattgatgtattttaataatttaattaaatataacatTAATTTTAAACTCTATTGAGTTCCTTTTATTATTCTATGGTTAAATTGCATTTTAATAATTGAAGATTCTAATGACTTTATTTGTGTTTTGTCATTTAATTGACTTTTTATGAAATATAGACTTATTTTACTAAAGAAAAAAGTGAGTTTCTGTTAGGTGCTACATCTATTTGTTATATCTTATAATTTAGTTTGAGACATGATAGCTATAGTGGAAAAAAGTGAGTAGTAATTATCGGAATTGGTCATAACCTTTCAGGCTTGTTTGTCAAGCATTGCCTTTAAGCACATTTCAACATTGAGTTGTAGTTCAAATTATTGATTCTCTTCAGGATGTCAATAATGTACTTCCTTTAAAGAACTGCCATTCTTTTTATGGTTTCACCAAATTCAAAACCAAGTTAATACCTAATTTCTCCTAGACTTTTCACCTCAAACTCAGTGTTTGTCTATACTTTGAGGTTCACAATCTTAGCATGATTATTACTCCCACTTATGAGTATATCAACCATATACATGCACATCTTGCTGATATTTCCTTTAATCAAGCCTTTCGCATAGATTCCATGTTCTAATATGCATTTGAAATAGCCAATGTCTTGGAGGAACtcattaattattttgttttaggcTTTTGGAACTTGTTTCAGGCTGTAAAGAGTCTTATTAAGCTTCAAAACATTGTCTTATTCACCGCTCACATGGAATACCTACGACTGTTTATTTCAAAAGTCCTCCTCAAGGCGACCATATTAAGAAATGAAGACTTGACATAAAATTAACAAGTTAATTTCCATTTGCTTGAAGTTAGCCATAGCTGCTACTAATGTCACAATTTCAATTCTTGCCACTAGTGCAAAAAAATTTCTATGTAACCAAGCCCAGGATTTTGAAGGAATATTAAGTCTTGTCTTATGCTTTGCAATGGAACCATTTACTAGGTACACCACCTTGCAAACCCACTTGACCATAATTGACTTCTTATTTGGTGACAATGAGAGTAGATTCCAAGTTTGATTCGTTAAAATAGCTTGAATCTCTTCCTCCATAGTCTTCCTACATATCTTTTCCTTAGCTACTTTTACATATCTGAGTAATGTTCTATTATGAGATAGAGGACCTCTCATTATAGTCTTGTGATGTGCATTAAAGACTTCCTTTCTACCACAGGTAAGGTGCATTGTGAATCCTTTTTCTAATAATTGACCAATGCCAAAGAAAttactctttattttttttcataagaaacTCTTGTATTAAAGAGAGTACAAAGGGTACTCAACCTTTACAAGAGGAACCATGAAAATCCTGAGAAAGAAACAAAAACCAGCCAACTACAAATCACTTACATAAGGATGGGTTTTTAAACCACTCATAAAAGTTACATCTAATCCTATCTTTGGCTTCTATACCAAGCCACCACCAAGAGTAccaaacaattgaaaaaaataattcatCACAATCCAGAACCGCGTTATTGAAGATGATATTATTTCTAGTCTTCCAAATACACCACCAAATTGTCATCCATATAGCTGCAGCCCTTTTGCAATGGTATTTTCCTGCCAGGACAGCAATTCCCACTCTTAGTTGTTCACAACAATCTGCAGCCCCGTACGAGTCAAAGTCCAGCCAACGCATGATTTTATCCCACATTACACGCAGCTCAGAGCAGAAGTTGAAGATATGATCTGGTTCTTCAACATACAAACCACAGAATACACACATGGCCTCATGATTATTTGCAATAATTCCACGGCGAATCAACTGATTCCTCGTTGGCAACCTGTCAAGAATAACTCTCCAGCAGAATATTTTGAGCTTAGAAGGTACCTGAGCTGCCCATATGTACTCCAGCCCCTGCCTTCTGCCACTGTCCAGCTCCCCTTCTTGTTGCTGTTGAAGCAGTAGTTGGTAACCCGACCTGACCGTGTAGCATTTTGATACATCAAACGGccaaacaacatcatcatcaccattagTAGTTAATTGCACATCCACAAGCATTGTGTTTAACTCTGTCATCTCCACTGAAGCTTGCCGTCCTAACACCTCATGCACCCTAACCACATTCCAGCACCACACGCCATCTGTCCAAGAAACCATCTCCTGTACAGTTGCGTTTTTAAAACCAGTTTCCAAGTACAAACCTGGAAATAAGTCAGCTAAATACGTTCTCCCGAATCAGTGTGAGTTCCAGAAACGCGCAATATTGCCCTTTCCTATTTTAACAGCAACATTATGAATTAAGCCCCTCGAGTTTCCACATAATTCCACTAAATCCCTCCACCATAACGAATCTCTTTGGTCAGATACTTCCCCAACATAATTCATCAGTCTAGCTCTCAAGTCCCCATAGcgcaccctcatcacatctttcCAAATAGCTCCCTCCTCCACAAGGAATCTCCAAATCCACTTAGCTAGTAAAGCTATGTTAAATCTACCAATATCCTTAACACCAAGCCCCCCTTTCTTCTTTGGCTTACATACAGTTTCCCATTTCACCCAATTCACACCCCTCTTTTCCACAACCCCTTGCCACAAGAATTTTATGTTTCACACATAAAGCACAGCAATATAGAGTGCTATAGGATCTTGCTTGCCTTTAGTTTTCAAAATATGGTCAAAACGATTCAGGAAAgatgagtttttttatttatatttgacacACCGGCCTTATACATAAAATAATACTACAATACATGTATcatagattttttatttattaattacaaaaataaaacTTGTTGTATACGTTAGTTCTGACTTTGGAGGCTGCTAATGTAATGTGTGtagattagtttttttaattatattatacttAAGACTTTCAACAACATAGTTTACTATAATGAGCTTTTTTTAATGATCCTTATTCTAAGTTACCAGTTAAAGGTCGCAggtcatttttattatttgtttatttatatttgatttgtttgcaCATTCTCTTGATTTGTTTAATACTTATGTGAGGTATACTATGTGCCCAACACCACCTAGTATTTTGTTTTGCAACTTTTTCAAGTATTACATGAATGTTGACTTCAATTTTTCTTTATAGATTTAACTTCATTTGTATATGTCGATTGAGAAATGGtagcaattattattatttttttaaatgatatactTTCCTTGTCCTACTTCTAAAAAATTTTATTGttagatttattgaataactAAAGTATCGTGTTTACATTGGATTAAATATGCTAGGGATCTTTATAAATACGCGACCATGTAATTTTAGTCAttctaaaatgtttttttaataaatggtCTTCACAATTTTTTTCGTCCCCAACATTAGTCTCTCCCGTTAGTTTCCACTAAGGGAGGGCTGACGTGACACGCCTAAAACTTGGCAAAAATCTGAAAACATTtgaaattgcgggggttttaaacctcctctaaactAACCcaaggaaaaaaacaaaaatcttgATTCTCAACTTTTATTTTGACAATAATTTCATACATATTTTTCTATAATTCTACAGTTTTACTACTATTAACCTCAATTCTCCAACTTTCAAAGGAGACCATTCTTTCAGACTCACTCTCTCAGAACTCTGCTTCTCCCTTCTAGCTTGGTCACCGGAGTGAGGCTGCCGTAAATCTCCTCCGGCGAAGCTCCTCCATCAAAACATGACCCAAGAGGCAAGAACATCACCCACACCCTCTTATCAGCGCGAATCACTACTACGtaaaagggctttaaaagcgcttttttgggctactaaagcgctttaaagcACTGTCAAAGcctgcgctgccgtaggtaacgaaaacgcttttgaaagcgctctggtagcccccctataagagcgctttttccagaaaagcgctctggtagcccccctataagagcgctttttccagaaaaagcgctctggtagcccccctataagagcgctttttctggaaaaagcgctctggtagcccccctataggagcgcttttccaaaagcgctttcgtaggttgcgttttttttttatattttttttaatcctaggcagcgcttttagtaataaagcgctttagtaggtggccctttaagagcgttttttaaaagcgctgtcgttgctaaatgaggtattttaaagtgcaacctgtaatttcagcctcctagttcgacctgtaatattttcgacctgtaatatattttcaacctgtaatatattttcgacgatatattttcaaccataggtaggacaatatatatatatatatatatatatatatatatatatactaatataataccattataatatccaaaattatatatatacatcattatagttcctgtcaaacaaactaaatcatgtaaagtatggatacagaaagtttcacatgttactaactcatgtcaaacaaactaaatcagtaacatcaacaatattatacttcaaatattggcaacagtatgaacaaagttagtaaccatcctagagtactataatattatactcaaatcgacacaaatcctacatgaatagctgatgaatataaaattgacacaaatcctctttgatttcttccaacttaagtctcgtgtaagaagcagcatagaagtcgtcaaagtactacagaacaaaaacataatatgagtgatttagttaaatgtaataaattttaagaagttatctaattaagttataaatccataccgtgattggaatctctaattgattcgtttgaatgatttctttcataaacctcaaaacatagtatccacaatctgaactgttttgctgtatcggacactacatagaaaaacaaataagattttatagttgtcttgttttatcaagtagcataaatattataagcaaaattgtgaaaattaatgtacctgcactttgatccaagtaatgttgtttgatttagtccgggatacctgtgcgtctcgttgacttcggaacacttgtattggtctaacaaaaatataaaagcatatatttagatcaatctcacaaataattaaatatataaatatacacgaatatttagaacgatcccacttacgtatcaatcattgtcttcatagccggataattggtccactcaccatctaccgaattcagaaaatataccacttctcttatagggttgatagcaagcaacaaccagtgtgctctataaattaaaacaataggttatatgaaaattttgctatgcaaaagaaacaaagattagatgaaccaagaatgagaaactaaccctactggtcgggtattatacgcccaaagaatcagactttctgtattgccggtggacaggaatctatcgactaagcgctgtctaactgattccggttccgtagcaattgtcattccgctgcaataggcggaagacacgaaacggaatctgtttgacaatgcagtctcGCGCAACACTctatcatacaacaaccttaaataaaaacataataaacattagattattttcattgaaatgtgtaaataaattgttcgactaattaaataatatatcggatgagtgaatattaccggatgtatgagtgcatattagcgacgcctagttgttcatgcgtaaagatctcttccaagtcatctagtgcaatatttgacatgaattcaataccaaagataccttcatccatattgatttcacggagagcaccatccttcaaatcggacatatcaataAGTGTTCCGAgcatcgtccggtatcgaggcacaaaagcaccacctttatttgcaacccaagcaaggacacgccattcgaatcgggtcttcggcgtgcgcaaccgcaaacttaacgaatttcCTTACCCCTTtatcgtactctttcgacaatcggtttgaattcatccatgttttatccatgtcttaattaagctaaacaaaaacgatcaaactttcactcttcacaagtaacccctatagcgaattaaattcacaaagttagtaagttcatcacttaacgattaacgaaattgacatcaagaatattccacatgtcggaataattaGCAAAGCTCTTGAGCCTCTTTCATTTCTTCTTTGAAAGTAGATAACATGACTATAGTTTTTGTTAGAAATCATAATGTCAGTATAATGCGTTTCtatcaaaacgcaaagtataaacggaatgaatctggagcaataaaacgcaacatatataatcacacaatttcagacaaattcatcataataccagtaattcgagaaagaaatttacctcggatgttaccgaactcaagaaaacgccaaacgtcgacctaggccgggaaacgatcaaactttcactctacacaagttacccctatagcaaattcacaaagttggtaaccaccaagacaaaatcgattgaaaaaaggaaatcaacaatagtttgaaGTGTGTACATACTCgtaaatatgtagtaccagagtcaatgatacgagctccaaagagatccaaagttatcaatccagtcagacctatacaagaaattcaatgcaatgtatgattataataagaatgggtgaatagTGCAGATTCCATAAAACACAGTTTCAGAATAGTGCAGACACATACATTCATATCTCAttcaaaataaattcaaaagtaaTTCGAAGCAAAACTGACATGAAACCAACTCAATAGGAGTCACTTTAACAATAATAAAAGACATATCTAACTTACAAGTTTaagaataatataaaaaaaatacaaaaaactgaTTTACTTTGAGTTCAAAGGTTTAACACAAGCTATGAACACTTCAGCTTTTAGATTGACCAATTTTTTTATGCTATGGATACCTCCTCTCTCCCTAGCCATTCATTTTTTATAACACAAATTACAGTTTCTTATTCAAATTgagtaaaaaaacaaaagaagattTTCTAAGTTCTTTAAAATCacttaaaaaaacaaagaaatttcCACTCTATTTACAAAGCAGAACTTCTCATTAATCCATGCCTCATACAAGCAAATGGTGAAATACAAGTAACTTACAAAAATTGCATAATCCCTCTTGCAAATGTTCCATAGTTTGGAAGAATTGGTGTAATACACAAATATAATTCCGGGGACCTCATACAAGCAAATGGTGAAACACAAGTGACTTACAAAAAGTGCATAATCCCTCTTGTAAATGTTAGGAGACATTTTCAGGTTTCTATACCTTATGAAAGGATATGGTATTCATGAAATGCgttcaaaaatatatttacattAGCACATACAAGAATAACAATTTAAATTAGCACAGAACATACAAATAGTAGAATCAAAGAATTGCAGAAGCAGGGATTTAGCATATACTTTGCCGGAAGGATTTGTAACAGACATCacacaaaattaataaaatagagtGGAAATTTCTTTGTAAATAGAGTGGAAGTCCCTGCCCAACTATCATTTACAGAAGATTTTCTAAGTTTTAAGTTTGCAGTTCGTTgaagaaggttgaagaagctTGAACAAAACCCTAAATATGGAGAAGAAGATTTTACCTGAAAACACTGATGTCGGAGAAGAGAGGTAACGGCCACGAGACGGCTGGAGACGGACGGAGGAGAGATGGACGGAGACGAGACGGACGGCGGCGACGAGACGGAGCGAGTAGACGGACGGAGTTGGTGAAGAGCTAGCGTGAATTGATGGAGAAGAAGATAATGAACAGAAGCGTATCTGAAAGAATAAGCcctcaattttattaattttaattataacatggggtaccaaagcgcttttaaaaagcgctctctaAGCATggggtaccagagcgcttttaaactaAAAAGCGCTGTCGTAAGGAAaggctataagagcgctttcacaTGTCagtctataagagcgcttttcaaaagcgctttcgtagggtatGCACTTTTTTtagagaaatttttttaaaaggctatgagagcgctttcactaaaaatctctttcatgtttccacctataagagcgcttttcaaaagcgctttcgtagggtatGCACTTTTTTTAgcgaaattttttttaaaaggctatgagagcgctttcactaaaaagcgctttcgtaagggcgcttttaaaatacatttttagcATAGTGAATCCACCCCTGGAACTCAACTCCTCTAATTTTAGTACTAACCTCATAAATCATTCAAACCCTCATGAGCCCTAcatctaaaaaaacaaaattaaatgatggaGAAGACGAATCAGAGGGGACAAACATAGGGGTTTTACTCAGCATGGTTCAAACATTCATGGTGTTTTTGTGAGTGGGGTACTAAGAGTGAGGATAGTTGAGACTATGTGAGGAAGAGGATATTAGGTTGAAGCTCAGAGAAAGAGGTTGAAGTCGAGGGAGGTGAAGATTGCAGAGAAAGAGTTGTTAaatgagaggaagaagatgaaggtggagAGAATGGTGAAATGGTGTGTGTTATTGGTTCCAAGTTTTTGCGGAGGGTGAAGATGGGAGATGAAGGTGTAATTGAGAATGATTGAGGTTCTGAAGCTCAGAGAGATGGATGGTGATTTGATGAGTGGGAGTGGGGAAAAATGAGTGAGAGATGGATGGTGATTTGCAGAGGGTGATTTGATGGTGATTATGTCAGTCTCTATTAGTGGaaactaacgggagggaccaatgTTGGAGACGGAAAAGTTTTtgaggaccattcattgaagaaaaaatttagagggactaaaattggAGGGTTGCATATTTATAGGTGGTCCGTTGTCGCGCACGGataaaaaacgagtattttgtaaaatggtAGTTTAGCGATAATGACAACTcaaatatcgttctcacaaggattcttgattattACTAACCAACAGTAAATTGAATTAGGGGGGTTTGGTTTAAAATCGAATTATGAAAGATTAcaattaagtgattatcaaaataagctacaACGACAATTCTACTGATTCAGGTATCGACTTTTCACTGGTTCATAAAATTTTATtcccctaagcggattctattccctaCCGATTACAACACTAATTAACAAGCGAAAATGATattataagatttcattcctattttcctAATAAAACAAATGGATCAGCACAACCACGAATCAAGCAAACGTGATTCTAACAAACACagtttaacgattaagcaacgataaattACGATAAATGTCAAGGGACATCaatcaatcggtataaatcaataGTATTCTATATAACtagaattaagcaaacaagacatatagattaatattgaaagggaaaagaaattgaattaaagattaaaaacctcaaagtatgcAGAAACTGTAACCAGCAGAATTTGCCTTAGGGGATTAGTTCCTCATGATTCGTATCAagcttttcaaaatattttgtgaatagtaaaaaaaaacGTGAATGAATAGTGTACGGTCAGACCTAGGTGATAGTGAGACAACCAAATCGGGTCATAATCCAACTAggtcaaaaacattaaaaaaaacaggCACACAACTAAAATATAACTAATGCTGCAAATTAAACGAAAATTTGGGAATTATGCATTCCGAATttgcctttgactccaacattaaagttgtagctctttctcttagctttttgATCATTAGAACGCGTCAATCGGATTCCCGTAACTccacttatgatcattttagtgcagactgttaatgctgaaaataaagtgcgaaaatcaaataacaataaaaataaactaaattacaaaatattataaaatagaaaaataaacaaaccaaaccatagaaatgcctaagtacaaacataaaggaacgtgcatcaaaatgcactgatcaatagggactaaaaacgtatttaaccatgtctacattagttattcaatgaacttaaaaagtaaaagaaattccAGTATTTTAAAATCCGATTCGTATAGGTTAGACGAGAAATCGGAAGGTATAATGGTCCGTTAAAGGTATACAACCACAATTAAAATTGATTAGGAGAAAATCGGTGTGATCCTGCCGATTTACCGATTAGACTAGTAAATTAATAGATTTCTTAAACTTGtagattatttttttatttattttgtaactcgtcaaaataatcattttttaaatagaaagtaaaaaaaaaatctaaaaaaaaattgaaagaaaaaaaaaatttcattcctcatatttaaaaaatattttgaaatctaTTATAGTGTATTGTTATGACTTAATTGAGTTTGTACTCTTGTCGAGTATGtttagaatttattttattttataattttgttagaatttgattttcaaaaatgtttggaGATTGTTATGTTTGAAAGTTGAAATTTTATGTAAGATTGTTATTCAATTTATTTGTACgaattattttatagattttttttatagattttatagtTATGAGATCTAtgtcaaaaaaaattgttttatgaatattgttttacttttaattttgtaTGAATCAGGTTAGCAATCATGCGATTCGATCAATAATCTAATGGGTGATCAAGAAGAGGAAGCATTTACATTGGGTCAAACACTCATCTAAAGATCAAAGATTCACCTAAACAAGTtagagagacaccacatattcacgaaaaaccttaaggtgataagtGTATGGGTTATCTCACATACAAAGTGCTCAACCTTCAATTTTTTAAGCTATGTGGGACTTAGAACTCACATTTGTTTCTCAATAATCTTCTCCTCAAGGGTGAGTCGATACACTATGCTCCCTCTCAATCGAAAGCTCTTCCATCCACATACATGTATCACCATTTACAGAGACCTTTACTCATCACAAGCACTTCAACAGGACAAACCGCCTGACCACCATGTCAGGAAGATTTTGAACACACCGTCTGACCACCATGTCAGAAAGATTTTTGATACAAGGAGTCAATCCCTTACTCGAACCATCGACGTTGATGCCACTGATGGACATCAAGAGGAATAAATATTCACATTGGATCAAACACTCACCTAAAGGTCAAAGACTTACCCAAACAAGTGAGAGAAATACCATGTATTCACCCAAGACCTTAAGGTGGTGTATGAGTCCTCTCATTTATAAAGTACTCAAATTTCAATTTTATAAGTAATGTGGGACTTAtaactcacacttgtttctcaacacaactcacacttgtttctcaacaTAACCCACCAGTCCATCCAGTAACCTAATGACTTGATTGGGTCGAAGATCGATCAAATTTACTAACAttgttttttcttataaataggctCAGATGAAGTATATAGTAATTGTTATTTATTAAGACACAATAATTCTTTCGACTTCAAAttcttgaaaatatttttttat is part of the Vicia villosa cultivar HV-30 ecotype Madison, WI linkage group LG2, Vvil1.0, whole genome shotgun sequence genome and encodes:
- the LOC131645866 gene encoding ubiquitin-conjugating enzyme E2 7-like produces the protein MSQASLLLQKQLKDLCKAPLDGFSAGLVDESNVFEWNVTIIGPPYSLYDGGFFNAIMSFPPDYPQNPPKMKFTSEIWHPNVYSDGTVCISILHPPGDDPVGYEDSGERWLPIHTVESIVWSIISMLSSPNTESPANVDAAIEWRDKRDEFRKKVTRCVRKSQEM
- the LOC131648556 gene encoding uncharacterized protein LOC131648556, which codes for MVSWTDGVWCWNVVRVHEVLGRQASVEMTELNTMLVDVQLTTNGDDDVVWPFDVSKCYTVRSGYQLLLQQQQEGELDSGRRQGLEYIWAAQVPSKLKIFCWRVILDRLPTRNQLIRRGIIANNHEAMCVFCGLYVEEPDHIFNFCSELRVMWDKIMRWLDFDSYGAADCCEQLRVGIAVLAGKYHCKRAAAIWMTIWWCIWKTRNNIIFNNAVLDCDELFFSIVWYSWWWLGIEAKDRIRCNFYEWFKNPSLCK